The following proteins are encoded in a genomic region of Schistocerca serialis cubense isolate TAMUIC-IGC-003099 chromosome 9, iqSchSeri2.2, whole genome shotgun sequence:
- the LOC126419452 gene encoding uncharacterized protein LOC126419452, which produces MPARKGKRSATKTSAAEAAKTAESTDAEQKKPRRSPKKSQAQPASQNVEEAKTATTLEEGEPAPKRARGKQKDKTDVADGQESKNTPEKRGRGKTESPNKPKSGGEARKSVAKKGSPRVAAKPKRGAKARKSGGKTASAKRKW; this is translated from the coding sequence ATGCCGGCGAGAAAAGGAAAACGCTCAGCTACGAAGACGTCCGCCGCAGAAGCAGCTAAAACGGCAGAATCTACAGATGCAGAACAAAAAAAGCCTCGTAGAAGTCCTAAAAAGTCTCAAGCCCAGCCTGCATCACAAAACGTGGAGGAGGCTAAAACTGCAACTACGTTAGAGGAGGGCGAACCTGCACCTAAGAGGGCCAGAGGCAAGCAGAAGGATAAAACTGATGTTGCAGATGGCCAAGAATCGAAGAACACTCCCGAAAAACGCGGAAGAGGTAAAACTGAGTCACCAAATAAACCAAAATCTGGTGGTGAGGCACGTAAGTCAGTAGCGAAGAAAGGATCGCCACGAGTTGCAGCAAAACCTAAACGAGGCGCGAAAGCCCGGAAATCTGGTGGAAAAACTGCCTCTGCAAAGCGCAAGTGGTAA
- the LOC126419804 gene encoding condensin-2 complex subunit H2-like yields MAGASYTQEDGALEDCVLSVLLNPIRDLTENWEINLARYLQEYHDLLVENSLNAQEILSAINFAKAALVIQKSADIYGKKVDYLWQILHNVLDTIRNQRNETDPAKPGAPTKKGKEVKDNAHVSTEFCSLDDEYGASAGDINIQARETRSKVKLLPVYNPQLDSFLSVKKIELYGQRGNAVGNKYDFRVNKYLSSTGLLISEPELNQCSGALEYDYDELSSPSPEPAIEQHETIPMEIDPEPVENCAIEVCTLAATPSREEIVEVATDQEHEKNKAENSRKRGTAEVVNENRTGWDSIVQKDERERELQPRPTVHMPSATEYISSVLQKRPPADNNAGMERNKRPPSFLSFFAKDIISKGKKKVCYLAFQEYCCLPEQKRSKESVELNLDDVMRDVASEFGEEDFCGFEEPVILENEDDVNFEANEVDELPLLECLPPPSDVPAPSYAEFVREAIVVPAVTAEVAESITQIVNEWHDSIRHILKASQERGHFNIHKYCDLVLSRFPHTEEHPVLPFSDIVGNEPVENVSRYFLATLMLANAYNVEIIRTIDDPLAMDCMSAKLLTRVRDNELLKEMYE; encoded by the coding sequence ATGGCTGGAGCATCTTATACTCAAGAAGACGGCGCGCTTGAAGACTGTGTTCTTTCTGTGTTACTTAACCCTATTCGTGATCTGACAGAGAATTGGGAAATTAATTTGGCACGATACCTTCAGGAATACCATGACTTGCTGGTTGAAAATAGTTTAAATGCTCAGGAAATACTTAGTGCCATCAATTTTGCGAAAGCTGCACTCGTCATTCAAAAATCTGCTGACATTTATGGGAAGAAAGTGGATTACTTGTGGCAGATATTGCATAATGTTTTAGATACCATTAGGAACCAGAGAAATGAAACTGACCCTGCAAAACCTGGTGCACCAACGAAGAAAGGCAAGGAGGTGAAGGACAATGCCCATGTTTCTACAGAATTCTGTTCTTTAGATGATGAATATGGCGCTTCTGCTGGGGACATAAACATACAAGCACGCGAGACACGCAGTAAGGTCAAGCTACTTCCCGTATACAATCCGCAGCTAGATTCCTTTCTGAGTGTAAAGAAAATAGAACTTTATGGGCAGAGGGGTAACGCAGTCGGTAATAAATATGATTTCAGAGTCAATAAATACCTGTCATCCACTGGACTGTTAATTAGTGAACCAGAATTAAACCAGTGTTCAGGCGCACTAGAATATGATTACGATGAGTTATCAAGCCCTTCACCGGAACCTGCAATTGAACAACATGAAACTATTCCAATGGAAATTGATCCAGAGCCTGTCGAAAATTGTGCCATCGAAGTATGCACACTAGCAGCCACACCAAGTCGAGAAGAAATAGTTGAAGTTGCAACAGATCAAGAGCATGAGAAGAACAAAGCAGAAAATTCTAGGAAAAGGGGGACTGCAGAGGTTGTTAATGAGAATCGTACTGGATGGGATAGCATTGTGCAAAAAGATGAGAGAGAAAGAGAACTACAACCAAGACCTACAGTTCATATGCCATCTGCCACTGAGTACATTTCATCTGTATTGCAAAAGAGACCTCCTGCTGACAATAACGCAGGTATGGAAAGAAACAAAAGACCACCtagttttttgtcattttttgcaaAGGATATAATTTCGAAAGGGAAGAAAAAAGTATGTTACTTAGCCTTTCAAGAATATTGCTGTTTACCGGAGCAGAAACGGTCTAAAGAATCAGTCGAATTAAATCTAGACGATGTTATGAGGGACGTGGCTAGCGAATTTGGCGAAGAAGACTTTTGCGGATTTGAAGAGCCTGTGATTCTTGAAAACGAGGACGACGTTAATTTCGAAGCGAATGAGGTCGATGAACTGCCACTACTCGAATGTTTACCTCCACCATCCGACGTGCCTGCACCAAGTTACGCGGAATTTGTTAGAGAGGCAATTGTCGTTccagcagtaacagcagaggtcGCTGAAAGTATAACACAGATTGTAAATGAATGGCATGATTCCATAAGACATATTTTGAAGGCATCAcaggaaagaggtcattttaatATTCATAAATATTGTGATTTAGTGCTTTCTCGATTCCCACATACGGAGGAACACCCAGTTTTGCCTTTCAGTGATATAGTGGGAAATGAACCAGTCGAAAATGTTTCGCGTTATTTCCTGGCAACTCTTATGCTTGCCAATGCGTATAATGTGGAAATAATAAGGACCATAGACGACCCTCTAGCAATGGACTGTATGAGCGCCAAGCTTCTTACGAGAGTAAGAGATAATGAACTCTTGAAAGAGATGTACGAGTGA